In Vicinamibacterales bacterium, the genomic window GGGTTTGATCGACAGGCGTGCGCCCGCCGGGGAACGGGCCGTGGAATGCATACGGCTCTCCCGCGCGGAGTATACCGGAATCCGCGGCTTTTGCCGTGGTTTTTCAATGATTTGGCCCCACGTCTCGTCCCCGAATCCATCGCGCCGGTTATCCCGCTCCGGATTGTTGGATTGACGTCCGGCGCCGCACGTTGTCTTAGAATGCCGATGGTGAACAAGCCGGAGAGGCCGCAGCGATCGGAGACCCGCGAAATCGTGGAACTGCGGCAGCTGCGCGAGGAGCAACCCGACCTCGCGCAGGCCATCGACCTGCAGATCGAACTGCTGCAGCTGCAGCGCCGCGTGCAGTCACGCGTCCCGCTGCCGCCGATGAACCTCGATGCGGCGCACCTCGAAAAGGTCCTCGGCGCCGGCAAGCCGATCCTCACCTTCGAGCAGATCCCGATCGACTGGAGCGATCTGCGGTTCCTGGTGCGATCGACCGCGGACGCGATGCGGAATCATGACGCGATCGAGAGCGAGGACTACCGGCGGGTCGAGGCGCTGACCCGCGACGCGGCGCGGCTGCCGCCGGCGATTCGCGAATGGTTCGAAGCGGCCCGCGCTGTTCCCGCCGGCGGCCGCGACGTCGGCCCCGAGATCGCCGGACTCGAACCGCTGCTGCTGCAGGCGATGCGCCCGTTCCTGTCGCGCTGCGCCGACGCGGTGATGGCGCGCTCCCTGTTCCAGGGCTGGCCGCACGGCAACTGTCCGCTGTGCGGCGGCGAGCCGGACTTCTCGTACTTCACGCCCGCGGCGGACCGCCTGCTGATCTGCTCGCGGTGCACCTCGCGCTGGCGCTTCCACCCGCTCGCCTGCCCGTTCTGCCTGAACGCGGACCGCACGCGGATCACGTCGTTCGCCACCCGCGACGGACGCTATCGCCTGAACGGCTGCGACGTGTGCAGCCGCTACATCAAGTCGTTCGACGGCCGCCACACGAGCCGGCAGGTGATGCCGGCGGTGGATGCGATCGCCACACTGCCGCTGGATGCGGCCGCCGTGCAGAAAGGGTACCGGTAGCCGGGAGCCGGGAACCGGGAGCTGAAAGCCGAAAGCTGAAAGCGGAAAGCTGGAAGCCGGACGCTACTTCGGCTGATCCTTGAACAGCTCGCCTGCCTTCGTGTTCAACCACGAGAACAGGTGACGCGTTTCCCAGAAGCGGCCGTTGTTGGAGTTGGCGCCCAGCACGACCAC contains:
- a CDS encoding formate dehydrogenase accessory protein FdhE, translated to MNKPERPQRSETREIVELRQLREEQPDLAQAIDLQIELLQLQRRVQSRVPLPPMNLDAAHLEKVLGAGKPILTFEQIPIDWSDLRFLVRSTADAMRNHDAIESEDYRRVEALTRDAARLPPAIREWFEAARAVPAGGRDVGPEIAGLEPLLLQAMRPFLSRCADAVMARSLFQGWPHGNCPLCGGEPDFSYFTPAADRLLICSRCTSRWRFHPLACPFCLNADRTRITSFATRDGRYRLNGCDVCSRYIKSFDGRHTSRQVMPAVDAIATLPLDAAAVQKGYR